In Rhodothermus marinus DSM 4252, a single genomic region encodes these proteins:
- the trpD gene encoding anthranilate phosphoribosyltransferase — protein sequence MQPYLTALAEGRTLTQEEAEAAMHLMMRGEASPEQIAGLLMGLRARGETLDELVGFTRVMRQYAVPVRVDDPHAIDLCGTGGDRSGTFNISTAAAFVCAGAGVTVVKHGNRSVSSQAGSADVLEALGVAIDLGAEGVERCLEEVGIAFAFAPRFHPAMRHVMPVRRALGVRTFFNILGPLCNPAGVRRQLVGAFRSDVAATMAAILARLGAEHVVTVHAEDGLDELSLSAPTATYEYRRGDEAPRAGRVEPEALGLSRVPLEQLRGGDAEANARLLRRVLEGEAGPHRDVVLLNATYALYVSGRFGDDLEACLEAARESIDSGAALARLEQLVEVSNRVAREAARQPAA from the coding sequence ATGCAACCCTACCTGACCGCGCTGGCCGAGGGCCGCACGCTGACGCAGGAAGAGGCCGAGGCGGCCATGCATCTGATGATGCGCGGCGAGGCGTCGCCCGAGCAGATCGCCGGCCTGCTCATGGGACTGCGGGCGCGGGGCGAGACGCTCGACGAACTGGTGGGCTTTACGCGCGTCATGCGCCAGTACGCCGTGCCCGTGCGCGTGGACGATCCGCATGCAATCGACCTGTGCGGTACGGGTGGCGACCGTTCCGGCACGTTCAACATCTCGACGGCCGCCGCCTTCGTGTGCGCCGGAGCCGGCGTGACCGTGGTCAAGCACGGCAACCGTTCGGTTTCGTCGCAGGCCGGCTCGGCGGATGTGCTCGAAGCGCTGGGCGTGGCGATTGATCTGGGTGCGGAGGGGGTCGAGCGCTGTCTGGAGGAGGTGGGCATTGCCTTCGCCTTTGCGCCGCGCTTCCATCCGGCCATGCGCCACGTGATGCCGGTGCGTCGGGCGCTGGGCGTGCGGACGTTTTTCAACATCCTGGGGCCGCTCTGCAACCCGGCCGGCGTGCGCCGTCAGCTTGTGGGTGCCTTCCGGTCCGATGTGGCGGCTACAATGGCGGCCATTCTGGCCCGGCTCGGCGCCGAGCACGTGGTGACCGTCCATGCCGAGGACGGCCTCGACGAGCTGTCGCTTTCGGCGCCCACGGCCACCTACGAGTACCGGCGGGGCGACGAGGCGCCGCGGGCCGGACGTGTCGAGCCGGAAGCGCTCGGGCTTTCCCGTGTGCCGCTGGAGCAGTTGCGCGGGGGCGATGCCGAAGCCAACGCCCGCCTGCTGCGCCGCGTGCTCGAAGGCGAGGCCGGCCCGCACCGCGACGTGGTGCTGCTGAACGCAACCTACGCGCTTTACGTGAGCGGTCGTTTCGGCGACGATCTCGAGGCGTGTCTGGAAGCCGCCCGCGAAAGCATCGACAGCGGCGCGGCCCTGGCACGCCTGGAGCAGCTGGTCGAAGTGTCGAACCGGGTGGCCCGTGAGGCTGCCCGCCAACCTGCCGCTTAG